Genomic segment of Panicum virgatum strain AP13 chromosome 2K, P.virgatum_v5, whole genome shotgun sequence:
CGGCTGCTGCGACCACCACGGCTgccacggccgcggccgcccctACCGCGTGCTCTGTGTGGGCACCGACAACATGGTCGGCGTCGTACACGCGTGCGTCTACTCGTCGCTGCAAGCAGCTGGTTCATGGGGCACCACGGTTTCTGTTCCCGTGGGCGCTAACTATGTGACCCCAAGTCGGGGTACCCCTGTCGGGGATGAAATGTACATGGCACTCGGGCTGCGTGGTAAAATTCTTAGCTACAACTTTGCCAAGCATCGCCTATCTGTGATTGATCCGCCGGACTCGTACAACAAGGGCATCGTCCTCATGCTCACCGAGGACGGCTTGCTCGGTCTCTCCGGCATTAGGGGTTTCAACCTTCACCTGCGGACGAGGAAGGCAAATAATGGCGCAGAGGGAGTTGAAAGATGGGTACAATGCAGGGTGATTGACTTGCAGACATTGTTGCCAGTTGCCAAC
This window contains:
- the LOC120660821 gene encoding uncharacterized protein LOC120660821, coding for MYMALGLRGKILSYNFAKHRLSVIDPPDSYNKGIVLMLTEDGLLGLSGIRGFNLHLRTRKANNGAEGVERWVQCRVIDLQTLLPVANPFKRTIVTGVAEDACVIFISTDIGAFIIELKTGRARKVAGPGRYYPVIPFSIFYTPGYTSVGLLSK